A window of Ruania suaedae contains these coding sequences:
- a CDS encoding FKBP-type peptidyl-prolyl cis-trans isomerase produces the protein MATLPTASGSFGDKPVLTFPESAAPAELEIEVLSAGEGPLVEAGQTIDVNYFGQVWGGSMFDNSYDRGSSIQFPIGVGTVIAGWDNSLVGQPIGSRVLVSIPPHEGYGPNGVPQAGIGGDDTLVFVVDILGAS, from the coding sequence ATGGCCACGCTTCCCACCGCTTCCGGTTCCTTCGGGGACAAGCCCGTCCTGACCTTCCCCGAGAGCGCGGCTCCGGCCGAGCTCGAGATCGAGGTCCTCAGCGCCGGCGAGGGTCCGCTCGTCGAGGCGGGCCAGACGATCGACGTGAACTATTTCGGCCAGGTCTGGGGCGGGTCGATGTTCGACAACTCCTACGACCGGGGGTCCTCCATCCAGTTCCCGATCGGCGTCGGCACCGTCATCGCCGGCTGGGACAACAGCCTCGTCGGCCAGCCCATCGGGTCCCGTGTGCTGGTCTCCATCCCGCCGCACGAGGGCTACGGGCCGAATGGTGTGCCGCAGGCCGGGATCGGCGGCGACGACACACTCGTCTTCGTCGTCGACATCCTCGGCGCCTCCTGA
- a CDS encoding Bax inhibitor-1/YccA family protein → MSNPYLSNSSLFGKSKPAAVSPYGGVPQGSQSSGYATTATPTSYDQQFAGVEQSYYAPDASSRETGRLTYDDVIMKTAGVVGVVVLAAAAAWMLVPPALAMPVMIVGLVGGLILGLVNAFKKEPSPALILTYAVLEGAFLGILSKVFEAQFGGIVAQAVLATFVTFGVTLALFKSGKVRVTPKFTKILMIGVISYAAFCLVNLGAMLFFSDFVPAWGLRGMEVPVLGIPFGLLIGPIAIILAAMSLIMDFDMIAKGVRNGAPRKFAWAAAFGITVTLIWLYVEFLRLLAILRGGD, encoded by the coding sequence ATGAGCAACCCGTACCTGTCGAACAGCTCGCTGTTCGGCAAGAGCAAGCCCGCGGCGGTGAGCCCGTACGGCGGTGTGCCCCAGGGCTCCCAGTCCAGCGGGTACGCCACCACGGCCACCCCGACCAGCTACGACCAGCAGTTCGCCGGTGTGGAGCAGTCCTACTACGCACCCGATGCGAGCTCGCGCGAGACCGGCCGGCTCACCTACGACGACGTGATCATGAAGACTGCGGGCGTCGTCGGCGTGGTCGTGCTCGCCGCCGCGGCGGCCTGGATGCTGGTGCCGCCGGCGCTGGCGATGCCGGTGATGATCGTCGGCCTCGTCGGCGGGCTGATCCTCGGCCTGGTGAACGCGTTCAAGAAGGAGCCCAGCCCGGCTCTGATCCTGACCTACGCGGTTCTCGAAGGAGCCTTCCTCGGCATCCTCTCCAAGGTGTTCGAGGCCCAGTTCGGCGGCATCGTCGCCCAGGCGGTGCTCGCGACCTTCGTGACCTTCGGTGTGACGCTCGCACTGTTCAAGTCCGGCAAGGTGCGGGTGACGCCGAAGTTCACCAAGATCCTGATGATCGGTGTGATCAGCTACGCGGCGTTCTGCCTGGTCAACCTCGGGGCGATGCTGTTCTTCAGCGACTTCGTCCCGGCCTGGGGCCTGCGTGGCATGGAGGTGCCCGTCCTGGGTATCCCGTTCGGTCTGCTGATCGGCCCCATCGCGATCATCCTGGCCGCGATGAGTCTCATCATGGACTTCGACATGATCGCCAAGGGCGTGCGCAACGGCGCCCCGCGCAAGTTCGCCTGGGCGGCCGCGTTCGGCATCACCGTCACGCTGATCTGGCTGTACGTCGAGTTCCTGCGCCTGCTCGCCATCCTGCGCGGCGGCGACTGA
- a CDS encoding ABC transporter ATP-binding protein: protein MIEARGLTKRYGAKTAVDDISFTVEPGQVTGFLGPNGAGKSTTMRMIVGLDRPSAGEVTVNGKPYAQHKAPLREVGALLEAKAVHTGRSAENHLRALAATHGVGRKRVEEVVEMTGLGAVARKRAGGFSLGMGQRLGIASAMLGDPRTLILDEPVNGLDPDGVRWVRTMVRYLADEGRTVFLSSHLMSEMAITADRLIVIGRGKIVATGDVQDVIDSATKSTVRVRTPRASDLAARLQSDGVTVTSVEPSLLDVDGLTAPQIGDAALAAGIVLHELTPQSASLEDAFMTLTAGDVEYTSGAVPEHQTTDTTSVSEGANR from the coding sequence ATGATCGAGGCACGAGGCCTGACCAAGAGGTACGGCGCCAAGACCGCCGTCGACGACATCTCCTTCACCGTCGAGCCCGGCCAGGTCACCGGCTTCCTCGGCCCGAACGGCGCCGGCAAGTCCACCACGATGCGCATGATCGTGGGACTGGACCGGCCCAGCGCGGGCGAGGTGACGGTGAACGGCAAGCCCTATGCCCAGCACAAGGCACCGCTGCGCGAGGTCGGCGCCCTGCTGGAGGCCAAGGCGGTGCACACCGGCCGCAGCGCCGAGAACCACCTGCGCGCCCTCGCCGCCACGCACGGGGTCGGTCGCAAGCGGGTCGAGGAGGTCGTCGAGATGACCGGCCTCGGGGCCGTCGCCCGCAAGCGAGCAGGAGGCTTCTCGCTCGGCATGGGCCAGCGGCTCGGGATCGCCTCGGCGATGCTCGGCGATCCCCGCACCCTCATCCTGGACGAGCCCGTCAACGGCCTCGACCCCGACGGCGTGCGCTGGGTGCGCACGATGGTGCGCTACCTGGCCGACGAGGGCCGCACCGTCTTCCTCTCCTCACACCTGATGAGCGAGATGGCCATCACCGCCGACCGGCTCATCGTCATCGGCCGCGGAAAGATCGTCGCCACCGGGGACGTGCAGGACGTCATCGACTCCGCCACCAAGTCCACCGTGCGCGTACGCACCCCCCGCGCGAGCGACCTGGCGGCTCGGCTGCAGTCCGATGGCGTCACCGTGACCTCCGTGGAGCCCTCGCTCCTCGACGTCGACGGTCTCACCGCCCCGCAGATCGGCGACGCCGCCCTAGCCGCCGGCATCGTGCTGCACGAGCTCACCCCGCAGAGCGCCTCGCTGGAGGACGCCTTCATGACCCTGACGGCCGGCGACGTCGAGTACACCTCGGGCGCCGTGCCCGAGCACCAGACCACCGACACCACCTCCGTCTCCGAAGGAGCGAACCGATGA
- a CDS encoding ABC transporter permease, whose protein sequence is MTAAAATEARTARHGDALAGAHVSFGRVLRSEWIKFTSLRSTAWTMSITVLVMVGFALLSVWGITQILSNPEMAAGPGGEPLVPGENESAFMATMIASSYVMAQIVVAVWGVLVVSGEYSTGQIRSTLAAVPKRLPVLAAKGVLVALTSFVVGTLGTVLSVLAVTPMLNSNDLALDLGDSETLRILLGAPLYLAAIALLALGFGSLLRHSAGGIASVLGLLIVLPALSAIPLDWVGDIAPYFPGAAGERIVAENNPDAVLGPWQGFGVLGIYVAVILAAAAVLLRRRDA, encoded by the coding sequence ATGACCGCCGCAGCAGCCACCGAGGCCAGGACCGCCCGTCACGGCGATGCGCTGGCAGGTGCCCACGTGAGCTTCGGGCGCGTGCTGCGCTCGGAGTGGATCAAGTTCACGAGCCTGCGCTCGACCGCATGGACCATGTCCATCACCGTCCTGGTGATGGTCGGCTTCGCGCTGCTCTCGGTGTGGGGCATCACCCAGATCCTCTCCAACCCGGAGATGGCTGCCGGTCCCGGTGGCGAGCCGCTCGTCCCCGGGGAGAACGAGAGCGCCTTCATGGCCACGATGATCGCCAGCAGCTACGTGATGGCGCAGATCGTGGTGGCGGTCTGGGGGGTGCTCGTGGTCTCCGGTGAGTACAGCACCGGTCAGATCCGTTCGACCCTCGCCGCCGTGCCCAAGCGCCTGCCGGTGCTCGCCGCCAAGGGCGTCCTCGTGGCGCTGACCTCGTTCGTGGTCGGCACCCTGGGCACGGTGCTGTCGGTGCTCGCAGTGACCCCGATGCTGAACTCGAACGACCTCGCGCTCGACCTCGGCGACTCCGAGACGCTGCGCATCCTTCTCGGGGCCCCGCTGTACCTGGCGGCCATCGCCCTGCTCGCGCTCGGCTTCGGCTCCCTGCTGCGCCACTCCGCCGGTGGGATCGCCTCGGTCCTCGGGCTGCTCATCGTGCTCCCCGCACTGTCGGCCATCCCGCTCGACTGGGTGGGCGACATCGCGCCGTACTTCCCCGGCGCCGCGGGCGAGCGCATCGTCGCCGAGAACAACCCCGACGCCGTGCTCGGCCCCTGGCAGGGCTTCGGAGTCCTGGGGATCTACGTGGCCGTCATCCTGGCGGCCGCCGCAGTGCTGTTGCGTCGGAGGGACGCCTGA
- a CDS encoding sensor histidine kinase, with amino-acid sequence MSDRGDQGLMLEDHLRRGPVRRYFAAHPVAMDVVVVVIFLLPHAILRAVIEPRLAPYLALAAAAVVLLWRRRRPRSVFVALTALIGVHIAVAGDTGGIEVALAFSLYTLVTARGPRTGWLALAVATLASSTALLLWGDPIGDAVTAAGDTPLLERAPSIAGALVGILLTLLVALAIGVSVRSRRDQLQRLIDQANQYRLERDQRVQLATATERARIAREMHDVVAHSLSVMVALADGARASAVKAPERSADALTELSRTGRSALGDMRRILGVLREEDARAAMQPQPAAPALEDLVAQFRAAGLDVSVSHTGPPLPGDAALQLTVYRIVQEGLTNVLRYAPRARRITVAVARAHAEVTITMRNSRPDSPAERRPGHGQGLIGMRERAATYGGTVTAGPDETGGWRTQATLVLDEAEPESRRGTSSAAGTDRTGGS; translated from the coding sequence ATGTCCGATCGGGGCGACCAGGGCCTGATGCTCGAGGACCACCTCCGGCGCGGACCGGTCCGCCGCTACTTCGCCGCCCATCCGGTCGCGATGGACGTGGTCGTCGTCGTGATCTTCCTGCTGCCGCACGCCATCCTGCGTGCCGTCATCGAGCCGCGGCTGGCGCCCTACCTCGCACTCGCCGCGGCCGCCGTCGTGCTCCTGTGGCGGCGGCGCCGGCCACGATCCGTGTTCGTCGCTCTCACCGCGCTCATCGGCGTCCACATCGCCGTCGCGGGGGACACCGGCGGGATCGAGGTGGCGCTGGCGTTCTCGCTGTACACGCTCGTCACCGCTCGCGGCCCCAGGACCGGCTGGCTCGCCCTGGCCGTCGCGACCCTCGCCAGCTCGACGGCGCTGCTGCTGTGGGGTGACCCGATCGGGGATGCGGTCACCGCTGCCGGCGATACCCCGCTGCTCGAGCGCGCCCCCTCCATCGCCGGAGCCCTCGTCGGCATCCTTCTCACGCTCCTGGTAGCCCTCGCCATCGGCGTCAGTGTCCGCAGCCGCCGCGATCAGCTGCAGCGTCTCATCGACCAGGCCAACCAGTACCGGCTGGAGCGGGACCAGCGAGTGCAGCTCGCGACGGCCACCGAACGCGCCCGCATCGCACGGGAGATGCACGACGTCGTCGCACACAGCCTCTCGGTGATGGTGGCCCTGGCCGACGGCGCACGCGCCAGTGCGGTCAAGGCGCCCGAACGCAGTGCCGACGCCCTGACCGAGCTCTCCCGGACGGGCCGTTCCGCGCTCGGCGACATGCGGCGCATCCTCGGGGTGCTGCGGGAGGAGGACGCGCGAGCCGCGATGCAGCCGCAGCCCGCCGCACCCGCGCTGGAGGATCTGGTGGCGCAGTTCCGTGCGGCCGGGCTGGACGTCTCCGTCAGCCACACCGGCCCGCCGCTGCCGGGCGACGCCGCCCTACAGCTGACCGTCTACCGCATCGTGCAGGAAGGGCTGACGAACGTGCTGCGCTACGCCCCCCGCGCACGCCGGATCACCGTGGCCGTCGCACGCGCTCACGCCGAGGTGACCATCACGATGCGCAACAGTCGCCCGGACTCCCCTGCCGAACGCCGTCCGGGCCACGGACAGGGTCTGATCGGCATGCGCGAACGGGCCGCCACCTACGGCGGTACCGTCACCGCAGGGCCGGACGAGACCGGTGGCTGGCGCACCCAGGCCACCCTCGTCCTGGATGAGGCCGAGCCGGAGAGCCGGCGCGGCACGAGCAGCGCTGCCGGAACGGACAGGACGGGTGGGTCATGA
- a CDS encoding response regulator: MISVLLVDDQSLLRMGFSMVLDAEDDLTVVGEAADGATGARMARELRPDVVLMDVRMPGTNGIEATERIVADRPETRVIILTTFDLDEYAFAGLRAGASGFLLKDTDPEELVAAIRTVHAGDAVVSPRITRRMLEMFATSLPSEPAPVDSQHAAPGRPGGLTEREHEVLLAIAEGLSNGEIATRLYVSEATVKTHVGKVLAKLGLRDRVQAVVYAYENGVIRPA; this comes from the coding sequence ATGATCTCGGTGCTCCTGGTCGACGACCAGTCGCTGTTGCGGATGGGCTTCTCGATGGTGCTCGACGCCGAGGACGACCTGACCGTCGTCGGTGAGGCCGCCGACGGCGCCACCGGTGCGCGGATGGCCCGCGAACTCCGGCCGGACGTGGTCCTGATGGACGTCCGGATGCCCGGCACGAACGGGATCGAGGCGACCGAGCGGATCGTCGCCGACCGGCCCGAGACCAGGGTGATCATCCTCACCACCTTCGACCTGGACGAGTACGCCTTCGCCGGGCTGCGTGCCGGGGCGAGCGGGTTCCTCCTCAAGGACACCGACCCGGAGGAGCTCGTGGCCGCCATCCGGACCGTGCACGCCGGTGATGCGGTGGTCTCGCCCAGGATCACGCGGAGGATGCTCGAGATGTTCGCGACCTCACTACCCTCCGAGCCTGCGCCGGTGGACTCCCAGCACGCCGCTCCGGGCCGGCCGGGTGGGCTCACCGAGCGCGAGCACGAAGTGCTCCTGGCGATCGCCGAGGGCCTGTCCAACGGTGAGATCGCCACGCGGCTGTACGTCTCGGAGGCGACAGTGAAGACTCATGTGGGTAAAGTGCTTGCGAAACTCGGGTTGCGGGATCGTGTGCAGGCTGTCGTCTACGCCTATGAGAACGGTGTGATCCGCCCCGCATGA
- a CDS encoding GNAT family N-acetyltransferase has product MGEQVRQGPVGVREAGPEDAEFLVDMLLAAINWTGEDRYTRKQILKDKSTSGYVAGWQRDGDLGVIAVDLAGPNGLQIPIGAAWVRRFPARNPGFGFVAEDVPELSMAVISHHRGRGIGSGLLRALATRLQTAGIPRISLSVEHGNRARALYERLGFTTFAEGETATTMVADVASLTQSVRS; this is encoded by the coding sequence ATGGGTGAGCAGGTCCGCCAGGGGCCGGTCGGCGTCCGCGAGGCAGGGCCGGAGGATGCCGAGTTCCTCGTGGACATGCTCCTCGCTGCCATCAACTGGACCGGCGAGGACCGCTACACGCGGAAGCAGATCCTCAAGGACAAGTCCACCTCCGGCTACGTCGCCGGATGGCAGCGCGACGGTGACCTCGGGGTGATCGCCGTGGATCTGGCCGGACCGAACGGTCTGCAGATCCCGATCGGCGCCGCCTGGGTGCGCCGGTTCCCGGCGCGCAACCCCGGTTTCGGTTTCGTCGCCGAGGACGTCCCGGAGCTGTCGATGGCCGTCATCAGCCACCACCGGGGCCGCGGGATCGGCTCCGGCCTGCTCCGCGCCCTCGCCACCCGGCTGCAGACCGCCGGGATCCCCCGGATCAGCCTGAGCGTCGAGCACGGCAACCGGGCCAGGGCGCTGTACGAACGACTCGGATTCACCACCTTCGCCGAGGGCGAGACCGCCACGACGATGGTGGCCGACGTCGCGTCCCTGACTCAGTCGGTGCGTTCGTAG
- a CDS encoding serine/threonine-protein kinase, which produces MRDLDPPSIPGFRPLRALGHGGFSDVYLYEQQMPRRQVAIKVLRTESLTPAVRARFATEAHLMARLSGHTGIADILAADVDEAGEPYLVMEHCPGGSLGDVYRTRSMSVAEVLRLGVRLACALESAHRQGIVHRDVKPANILLTEYGVAVLADFGISTVDDAFPGSASTRLELDLQEEASSAVGMSLPWAAPEALARPPVSDARSDQYGLAATLYSLLESRSPHEVPGGPNGSAHLTGRIRSGFIAAMARTDVPESLQTVLRAAMSYDPGARYESCLALALALQQVQREIGESVTALEVPLSAGPLPGRADPMPTIVPGHDPAREAARSDGGPSGPGGPGGPGGPAPWPTAEPGESTWVPAEHPAGTAAAPGGVSSQQVTNAGAPAGAAPVTAMAPPVMPAVAPAARTAGRVALIAAVTFVVLAFVAGGSMLVDWISMPHFTGRAVDNAEVSRTAAGAYEVSVPEGLEAPEQLESRILESPVDAAEPALEGADEAVVSVDTARWTPGGTVVLNPREGETAGTLQRMDAETLRGALALGPDEEISAGSVVLAAAPAAYFVNVTPELGVSASESTLVLVSIVE; this is translated from the coding sequence ATGCGCGACCTCGACCCGCCGTCGATCCCTGGCTTCCGGCCGCTGCGCGCCCTGGGTCACGGTGGCTTCTCCGACGTCTACCTGTACGAGCAGCAGATGCCCCGGCGTCAGGTGGCCATCAAGGTGTTGCGTACCGAGTCCCTCACCCCGGCTGTACGAGCCCGGTTCGCCACCGAGGCGCATCTGATGGCGCGCCTGTCCGGTCACACCGGGATCGCCGACATCCTGGCTGCCGATGTGGACGAGGCCGGCGAGCCGTACCTGGTGATGGAGCACTGCCCCGGCGGCAGCCTGGGCGACGTCTACCGCACCCGGTCCATGTCCGTGGCGGAGGTGCTGCGCCTCGGCGTCCGCCTGGCGTGCGCGCTGGAGTCAGCCCACCGACAGGGCATCGTGCACCGCGACGTCAAACCGGCGAACATCCTGCTCACCGAGTACGGCGTGGCCGTCCTCGCGGACTTCGGGATCTCCACCGTCGACGACGCCTTCCCCGGTTCCGCGAGCACGCGACTCGAGCTGGACCTGCAGGAGGAGGCGAGCTCCGCCGTCGGGATGAGCCTGCCCTGGGCGGCGCCGGAGGCGCTGGCCCGGCCGCCGGTCTCCGACGCGCGGTCGGACCAGTACGGGCTGGCGGCCACGCTCTACTCGCTGCTGGAGAGCCGTTCCCCGCACGAGGTCCCCGGCGGCCCCAACGGATCGGCGCACCTGACGGGGCGCATCCGCAGCGGCTTCATCGCGGCGATGGCCCGCACGGACGTGCCGGAATCGCTGCAGACCGTGCTCCGTGCCGCCATGTCCTACGACCCGGGCGCTCGCTACGAGTCCTGTCTCGCGCTGGCGCTCGCCCTACAGCAGGTGCAGCGCGAGATCGGTGAGAGCGTCACCGCGCTGGAGGTGCCGCTGAGCGCCGGTCCGCTGCCGGGACGTGCCGATCCGATGCCGACCATCGTTCCCGGCCACGACCCCGCCCGGGAAGCGGCCCGCTCCGACGGCGGCCCGAGTGGTCCGGGCGGTCCGGGCGGTCCGGGCGGTCCGGCCCCGTGGCCCACCGCGGAGCCGGGCGAGAGCACCTGGGTCCCGGCCGAGCATCCCGCGGGGACCGCTGCCGCCCCGGGGGGTGTCTCGTCCCAACAGGTCACGAACGCCGGCGCCCCGGCCGGTGCGGCGCCGGTCACCGCCATGGCGCCCCCGGTCATGCCGGCGGTCGCACCCGCGGCCCGGACCGCGGGGCGCGTCGCCCTCATCGCCGCCGTCACCTTCGTGGTGCTGGCGTTCGTCGCGGGCGGCAGCATGCTGGTCGACTGGATCTCCATGCCTCACTTCACCGGGCGCGCCGTCGACAACGCCGAGGTGAGCCGGACGGCGGCGGGCGCCTACGAGGTGAGCGTTCCCGAGGGCCTGGAGGCACCCGAGCAACTCGAGAGCCGCATCCTGGAGAGCCCGGTGGACGCCGCGGAACCGGCGCTCGAGGGGGCCGACGAGGCCGTCGTCTCGGTGGACACCGCCCGCTGGACCCCGGGCGGCACGGTCGTGCTGAACCCGCGCGAGGGCGAGACGGCAGGCACGCTCCAGCGCATGGACGCCGAGACGTTGCGCGGTGCGCTGGCCCTGGGCCCGGACGAGGAGATCTCCGCCGGCTCGGTGGTCCTCGCCGCCGCGCCCGCCGCCTACTTCGTGAACGTCACTCCCGAGCTGGGCGTGAGCGCCAGCGAATCCACCCTGGTCCTGGTCTCGATCGTGGAGTGA
- a CDS encoding NAD(P)/FAD-dependent oxidoreductase, which produces MSEMAATHSASKTRKVPRILILGGGYVGLYTAMQIRKRMGRREVAIVVVDPRSYMTYQPFLPEAAAGSIEPRHVVAPHRRLLKGCTVLSGRVTGLNHAERRATITPAEGETYEVSYDHVVVGLGSVARVLPIPGLAENGIGFKQIEEAIALRNQVLGRMDQAASTWDPEMRKRMLTFTFVGGGFAGIEAIAEVEDMARAACKDFDSIQQEDLRFVLIEAMHRILPEVGDELGGYALEQLRARGIEVKLNTFLNSAEDGKIVCSDDDEFYSDTLVWTAGVKANPVLADSDLPLDSMGRVQTHPTLQVCDDDGELIDGAWAAGDCAAVPDLTADEPGATCGPTAQHAVRQARHLGDNIVRHLSGEEVQDYAHKNVGTVASMGLYKGVANIQGLKLRGPIAWFMHRTYHMWAMPSFNRKARILLDWTTALLFRREMVALGSLQSPRESFISAATSKKPEAKKASAGARK; this is translated from the coding sequence ATGAGCGAAATGGCGGCCACACACTCTGCGTCGAAGACCCGCAAGGTCCCGCGCATCCTCATCCTGGGCGGCGGCTACGTCGGGCTCTACACCGCGATGCAGATCCGCAAGCGGATGGGTCGGCGCGAGGTGGCCATCGTGGTGGTCGACCCCCGCTCCTACATGACCTATCAGCCGTTCCTGCCCGAGGCGGCGGCCGGATCGATCGAGCCGCGCCACGTCGTCGCCCCCCACCGGCGGCTGCTGAAGGGCTGCACGGTGCTCTCCGGGCGGGTCACCGGGTTGAACCACGCCGAGCGCCGGGCCACCATCACCCCCGCCGAGGGCGAGACCTACGAGGTCTCCTACGACCACGTCGTCGTGGGCCTGGGGTCGGTGGCCCGCGTGCTCCCCATCCCCGGGCTGGCCGAGAACGGCATCGGGTTCAAGCAGATCGAGGAAGCGATCGCGCTGCGCAACCAGGTGCTCGGCCGGATGGACCAGGCCGCCTCCACCTGGGACCCCGAGATGCGCAAGCGGATGCTTACCTTCACCTTCGTCGGCGGTGGTTTCGCCGGGATCGAGGCGATCGCCGAGGTCGAGGACATGGCCCGCGCCGCCTGCAAGGACTTCGACTCCATCCAACAGGAGGACCTGCGCTTCGTCCTGATCGAGGCGATGCACCGGATCCTGCCCGAGGTCGGCGACGAACTCGGTGGTTACGCGCTCGAGCAGCTGCGCGCCCGCGGGATCGAGGTCAAGCTCAACACCTTCCTCAACTCGGCCGAGGACGGCAAGATCGTCTGCTCCGACGACGACGAGTTCTACTCCGACACCCTCGTCTGGACGGCCGGGGTGAAGGCAAACCCGGTGCTCGCCGACAGCGACCTCCCGCTGGACTCGATGGGCCGGGTGCAGACGCACCCGACGCTGCAGGTCTGCGACGACGACGGTGAGCTCATCGACGGTGCCTGGGCGGCCGGCGACTGCGCCGCCGTCCCCGACCTCACCGCCGACGAGCCGGGCGCGACCTGCGGTCCGACCGCGCAGCACGCCGTCCGCCAGGCCCGCCACCTCGGTGACAACATCGTGCGTCACCTCTCCGGCGAGGAGGTGCAGGACTACGCCCACAAGAACGTCGGCACCGTCGCCTCCATGGGGCTGTACAAGGGTGTCGCGAACATCCAGGGCCTGAAGCTGCGCGGCCCGATCGCCTGGTTCATGCACCGCACGTATCACATGTGGGCGATGCCGAGCTTCAACCGGAAGGCCCGCATCCTGCTGGACTGGACCACCGCACTGCTGTTCCGGCGCGAGATGGTCGCGCTCGGGTCGCTGCAGAGCCCGCGGGAGTCCTTCATCAGCGCGGCCACCAGCAAGAAGCCCGAGGCCAAGAAGGCGAGCGCCGGGGCCCGCAAGTAG
- a CDS encoding uracil-DNA glycosylase translates to MTHPHPHPRTGELFASPVPPGTGWPGDPACPRTTRARTPEDVARLAASARSLPLLDARSSLCRACPRLVTWREQVATTRRRAFAGEPYWGRPAPGFGDEQAALLIVGLAPAAHGANRTGRVFTGDRSGDWIFAALHRAGYASRPESIDAADGQSLTGARIAAAVRCAPPDNAPTPEEKSACAPWLDREVELLTPHLTAILTLGAIGWQATFASLRRLGWDVPRPLPRFGHASEAQVNEPGGRGIAVVGSYHVSQQNTFTGRLTEPMLDDVLARCRRAG, encoded by the coding sequence ATGACGCACCCCCACCCGCACCCGCGCACCGGAGAGCTCTTTGCGTCCCCGGTCCCGCCGGGTACCGGCTGGCCCGGTGACCCGGCCTGTCCGCGCACCACCCGCGCCCGCACCCCCGAGGACGTCGCCCGCCTCGCCGCGTCCGCGCGCTCGCTGCCGCTGCTCGACGCCCGGTCCAGCCTGTGCCGGGCGTGCCCACGGCTGGTGACCTGGCGGGAACAGGTGGCGACCACGCGCCGTCGGGCGTTCGCCGGCGAACCGTACTGGGGTCGCCCCGCCCCGGGTTTCGGCGACGAGCAGGCGGCCCTGCTCATCGTGGGGCTGGCTCCGGCCGCCCACGGGGCCAACCGCACCGGCCGGGTCTTCACCGGTGACCGCTCCGGGGACTGGATCTTCGCCGCGCTGCACCGCGCCGGCTACGCCTCCCGGCCGGAGAGCATCGATGCGGCGGACGGCCAGTCGCTCACCGGCGCGCGTATCGCCGCAGCGGTCCGGTGCGCGCCCCCGGACAACGCCCCCACGCCCGAGGAGAAGAGCGCCTGTGCCCCGTGGCTCGACCGGGAGGTCGAGCTCCTCACACCCCACCTGACGGCGATCCTCACGCTGGGGGCCATCGGGTGGCAGGCCACCTTCGCCTCCCTGCGCCGGCTCGGATGGGACGTGCCACGCCCGCTGCCACGCTTCGGGCATGCCAGTGAGGCGCAGGTGAACGAACCGGGCGGGCGAGGCATCGCCGTCGTCGGCAGCTACCACGTCTCCCAGCAGAACACGTTCACCGGGCGGCTGACCGAACCCATGCTCGACGACGTCCTGGCGCGCTGCCGACGGGCGGGATGA
- a CDS encoding aminoacyl-tRNA deacylase, with product MADTSTPALEAVAAAGLAHEITRHGPVSSLEEAAAARGLEPDRLVKTMVVRRGEDDYLFVLVPGTRSISWPRLRSLLGANRLSMPDAATAKEVTGYERGTITPFGATRAWPVIADERLSGRISIGGGGHGIGLTLDAADLLTHLQATVADVTDA from the coding sequence ATGGCCGACACATCCACGCCCGCGCTCGAGGCCGTCGCGGCCGCCGGGCTCGCGCACGAGATCACCCGGCACGGGCCGGTCTCCTCCCTCGAGGAGGCCGCCGCCGCGCGCGGACTCGAACCGGACCGCCTCGTCAAGACGATGGTGGTGCGCCGGGGCGAGGACGACTACCTGTTCGTCCTCGTCCCCGGCACTCGCTCGATCTCGTGGCCGCGGCTGCGCTCCCTGCTGGGCGCGAACCGCCTCTCGATGCCCGATGCCGCCACGGCCAAGGAGGTCACCGGCTACGAGCGCGGCACGATCACTCCATTCGGTGCCACCCGCGCGTGGCCGGTGATCGCCGACGAGCGCCTCTCCGGGCGCATCTCGATCGGCGGGGGCGGGCACGGCATCGGCCTCACCCTCGACGCCGCGGACCTCCTCACGCACCTGCAGGCCACCGTCGCGGACGTGACCGACGCCTGA
- a CDS encoding GntR family transcriptional regulator, whose amino-acid sequence MQVRIDDGDPTPPYAQLRRQLLALVHSGALPAGARLPPIRQLAADLGVAAGTVARAYRELEDSGHLVSRRGGGTRVAEDAVPIPVPPAVLAQAEELVRCAREHGVGAGTVRVALDRALARAGP is encoded by the coding sequence GTGCAGGTACGTATCGACGACGGCGACCCCACCCCGCCGTACGCCCAGCTGCGTCGTCAGCTGCTCGCCCTGGTGCACTCCGGCGCGCTGCCCGCCGGCGCCCGCCTGCCGCCGATCCGTCAGCTCGCCGCCGATCTGGGCGTCGCGGCCGGCACGGTGGCCCGCGCGTACCGGGAGCTGGAGGACTCGGGCCACCTCGTCTCCCGGCGCGGCGGGGGGACCCGGGTGGCCGAGGATGCGGTCCCGATCCCGGTCCCGCCCGCGGTGCTGGCGCAGGCCGAGGAGCTGGTGCGTTGTGCGCGCGAGCACGGCGTCGGTGCCGGCACGGTCCGGGTGGCCCTCGACCGTGCCCTGGCGCGGGCCGGCCCCTGA